In Streptomyces sp. NBC_00483, a single window of DNA contains:
- a CDS encoding ABC transporter substrate-binding protein, whose product MKLPKPTLAALALCLVAPLTACSGSGSDSGSGPVKLVLRQFDPESETKGLAAAIHTWNERHPHIQVELETLSPNNVQQFAREANSGSGPDIDQIGYSDVQFLARPRILLPLDSYLDKDPPAGASGLLATDATRFEGKTWAMPWTADTMALVHNPKALADAGITHPPTTWEELAADAKRISAHGSGATKGFCFPGSGSVTSAQWFAINYFLWSHGSTLVKKDADGNWTTGVSRRQLTRTIDYFAGLFRSGATPAGNKAVQDYSDPTIVNGLARGSCAMSYLPPSTFAPLRQQAKKSGTELRAAVMPEGLKTGATHLGGRALGINRNTAHPGAAWKVVKYLMSATTFKTYDQLPASKTTLETVDVPASQKAYTDQLPHARSFGRYLGSGATITSFQEVVDQNFSAVYSGQRSSEDAAGTILDGLDQALED is encoded by the coding sequence ATGAAACTGCCGAAACCGACGCTGGCCGCCCTGGCGCTCTGCCTCGTCGCCCCGCTCACTGCCTGCTCGGGCTCCGGGTCGGACTCGGGTTCCGGCCCGGTGAAACTGGTGCTGCGGCAGTTCGACCCGGAGAGCGAGACCAAGGGACTCGCCGCCGCGATCCACACCTGGAACGAGCGCCACCCGCACATCCAGGTCGAGTTGGAGACGCTCAGCCCGAACAACGTGCAGCAGTTCGCACGCGAGGCCAACTCGGGCTCGGGCCCCGACATCGACCAGATCGGCTACAGCGACGTCCAGTTCCTGGCCAGGCCGAGGATCCTGCTGCCGCTGGACTCCTACCTCGACAAGGATCCGCCGGCCGGCGCGAGCGGCCTCCTCGCCACGGACGCGACCCGATTCGAGGGCAAGACCTGGGCCATGCCCTGGACCGCGGACACCATGGCCCTGGTCCATAACCCGAAGGCGCTCGCCGACGCCGGCATCACCCACCCGCCCACGACGTGGGAGGAGTTGGCCGCCGACGCCAAACGGATCAGCGCACACGGCTCCGGCGCGACCAAGGGGTTCTGCTTCCCCGGCTCGGGGTCCGTCACGAGCGCCCAGTGGTTCGCCATCAACTACTTCCTCTGGTCGCACGGCAGCACGCTCGTGAAGAAGGACGCGGACGGCAACTGGACAACCGGCGTCTCGCGTCGCCAACTGACGCGCACGATCGACTACTTCGCCGGCCTGTTCCGCTCCGGCGCCACCCCCGCCGGCAACAAGGCGGTGCAGGACTACAGCGACCCCACCATCGTCAACGGCCTCGCCCGCGGCAGCTGCGCGATGAGCTATCTGCCGCCGTCCACGTTCGCACCCCTGCGGCAGCAGGCCAAGAAATCGGGCACGGAGCTGAGGGCCGCCGTGATGCCCGAGGGGCTGAAGACCGGCGCCACGCACCTCGGCGGCCGCGCGCTCGGGATCAACCGCAACACCGCGCACCCCGGCGCGGCGTGGAAGGTGGTCAAGTACCTGATGAGCGCCACGACGTTCAAGACCTACGACCAGCTCCCGGCGTCGAAGACGACGCTCGAGACCGTGGACGTACCGGCGTCGCAGAAGGCCTACACCGACCAGCTGCCGCACGCCCGCTCGTTCGGACGCTATCTGGGGTCGGGCGCGACGATCACCTCGTTCCAGGAGGTGGTGGACCAGAACTTCTCGGCCGTCTACTCCGGCCAGCGATCCAGCGAGGACGCGGCGGGCACGATCCTCGACGGCCTCGACCAGGCACTGGAGGACTGA
- a CDS encoding ROK family transcriptional regulator — protein MERRGSNLPRVGDYNQLLVLDLVRRGACISRVELTRRTGLSGQTVSNICARLVGAGLIEPAGRTEVETGARRTMFRVVPGGRYSVGLHIDPARMTAVLLNLAGEVVDRASIATPTTDGPEDALDAIVDAVDDLARRNRVPRQRLSGLGVSTPGPVLADAVVGPPNLRGWGVVRLREELERRTGLPVVLEKDTIAAATGELWAGGGAFTDFAFVYLGTGIGAGVVLDGEVKRGSSNNLGEIGHLSGDPDGPRCSCGGRGCIALTCAPAHLVAAAVDLGALAPVDLQDHLGVETALTRLCALADAGDANCTAIVERSARAIGRAAGQLANVLDLATVVLGGPNWSALSAIYLRVVPPIAASLLTVGNVHGVQVCGTTLGEDGGAIGAASLVMSSMASARSERLFLPG, from the coding sequence ATGGAACGACGTGGCTCCAACCTTCCGCGCGTCGGCGACTACAACCAGCTGCTCGTGCTGGACCTGGTGCGGCGCGGCGCGTGCATCAGTCGCGTCGAACTCACGCGGCGCACCGGCCTGTCGGGGCAGACCGTCTCCAACATCTGTGCGCGGCTCGTCGGCGCCGGACTCATCGAGCCCGCGGGGCGCACGGAGGTCGAGACCGGGGCGCGCAGGACGATGTTCAGGGTGGTGCCCGGCGGCCGGTACTCCGTCGGCCTGCACATCGACCCGGCCCGGATGACGGCGGTCCTGCTGAACCTTGCCGGAGAGGTGGTGGACCGGGCCTCCATCGCCACCCCGACCACGGACGGCCCCGAGGATGCGCTGGACGCGATCGTCGACGCCGTCGACGACCTCGCGCGCCGCAACCGGGTCCCACGCCAGCGCCTTTCGGGCCTCGGTGTCTCAACCCCCGGTCCAGTCCTGGCCGATGCTGTCGTCGGGCCGCCCAACCTGCGGGGCTGGGGCGTGGTGCGCCTGCGCGAGGAACTGGAGCGACGCACCGGCCTCCCCGTCGTGTTGGAGAAGGACACCATCGCCGCGGCCACGGGTGAACTCTGGGCGGGCGGCGGCGCGTTCACTGACTTCGCCTTCGTCTACCTGGGCACCGGAATCGGCGCGGGCGTCGTTCTGGACGGCGAGGTGAAACGCGGCTCCTCCAACAACCTCGGCGAGATCGGCCACCTCAGCGGCGACCCCGACGGCCCGCGATGTTCCTGCGGCGGCCGCGGCTGCATCGCGCTCACTTGCGCGCCGGCCCATTTGGTCGCGGCCGCCGTCGATCTCGGCGCACTCGCCCCTGTCGATCTCCAGGACCATCTCGGCGTAGAGACCGCACTCACTCGACTCTGCGCGCTCGCCGACGCCGGTGACGCGAATTGCACAGCCATCGTCGAACGGTCGGCGCGAGCCATCGGCCGCGCGGCGGGCCAGCTCGCGAACGTCCTGGATCTCGCCACGGTCGTGCTCGGCGGACCCAACTGGTCTGCCCTGTCCGCCATTTACCTCAGGGTGGTCCCTCCCATCGCCGCGTCCTTGCTGACGGTCGGCAACGTCCACGGTGTCCAGGTGTGCGGCACGACGCTGGGCGAGGACGGCGGGGCGATCGGGGCGGCGTCTCTGGTGATGTCGTCGATGGCCTCCGCACGGTCGGAGCGGTTGTTTCTTCCTGGGTGA
- a CDS encoding sulfatase-like hydrolase/transferase, which yields MTTPTDRPNVVVIYADDLGWGDLGCFGADDFDTPALDGLAASGVRLPQWYVNSPVCSPSRASLLTGRHPAHAGVEAILGGTRRTVGLPDQPTLASELRGRGYATGIFGKWHLGVDPEYGPLKRGFDEHFGFLAGCVDYYSHIYYWGDHNPLHDLWEGEDEVWYNGEYLTTVIGHRAADFIERNAENPFLCYVPFNAPHYPMHAPAEYVAQFAHLPAGRQMMAAMVKAMDDAIAGILATLDRLGLRENTLVLFSSDNGPSIEERNWLDGEEISYDGGSAGGLRGHKGSLFEGGVRVPTIISWPAGLPSGGDGAVVGCMSDVLPTVLEAVDGTQPIDENLDGRSVLAELAAGEAGPDRWHFWKYEGQLSGRLGRWKAVLNGCESMEEAVAVAEGLYDLDADPAEEHNLAPTHPERFEEMRAEVERWGKRCADWSRAAAATV from the coding sequence ATGACAACACCGACCGACCGCCCGAACGTCGTCGTCATCTACGCCGACGACCTTGGCTGGGGAGACCTCGGCTGCTTCGGCGCCGACGACTTCGACACACCCGCCCTCGACGGTCTCGCCGCCTCCGGCGTGCGCCTGCCGCAGTGGTACGTGAACTCCCCTGTCTGCTCTCCGTCCCGGGCCTCCCTGCTCACCGGGCGCCACCCCGCGCACGCCGGAGTCGAGGCGATCCTCGGCGGCACCCGGCGCACCGTCGGCCTGCCCGACCAGCCCACCCTCGCGAGCGAGTTGCGAGGGCGCGGCTACGCGACCGGGATATTCGGCAAGTGGCACCTCGGCGTCGACCCCGAGTACGGGCCCCTCAAGCGGGGATTCGACGAACACTTCGGATTCCTCGCCGGCTGCGTCGACTACTACTCCCACATCTATTACTGGGGCGATCACAACCCCCTGCACGACCTGTGGGAGGGCGAGGACGAGGTCTGGTACAACGGCGAGTACCTCACCACGGTGATCGGTCACCGCGCCGCCGACTTCATCGAGCGCAACGCGGAGAACCCCTTCCTCTGCTACGTCCCGTTCAACGCACCGCACTATCCGATGCACGCCCCCGCGGAGTACGTGGCCCAGTTCGCGCACCTGCCGGCCGGGCGGCAGATGATGGCCGCCATGGTGAAGGCCATGGACGACGCGATCGCCGGAATCCTCGCCACCCTGGACCGCCTGGGGCTGCGCGAGAACACACTCGTTCTCTTCTCCTCCGACAACGGCCCCTCCATCGAGGAGCGCAACTGGCTCGACGGCGAGGAGATCTCCTACGACGGCGGTTCGGCCGGCGGTCTGCGCGGCCACAAGGGCTCGCTGTTCGAGGGCGGCGTCCGCGTACCCACGATCATCTCCTGGCCCGCCGGCCTCCCGTCGGGCGGCGACGGCGCCGTCGTCGGCTGCATGTCCGACGTGCTGCCCACCGTCCTCGAAGCCGTCGACGGCACACAGCCGATCGACGAGAACCTCGACGGCCGCTCGGTGCTCGCCGAACTGGCGGCGGGCGAGGCCGGACCCGACCGCTGGCACTTCTGGAAGTACGAGGGTCAGCTCTCCGGTCGCCTGGGGCGTTGGAAGGCCGTCCTGAACGGCTGCGAAAGCATGGAGGAGGCCGTCGCCGTGGCCGAAGGCCTCTATGACCTCGACGCCGACCCCGCTGAGGAGCACAACCTGGCGCCCACCCACCCCGAACGCTTCGAGGAGATGCGCGCGGAGGTCGAGCGGTGGGGCAAGCGCTGCGCCGACTGGAGCCGCGCGGCCGCCGCCACGGTGTAG
- a CDS encoding carbohydrate ABC transporter permease has translation MASRKTDAPRSANRLPYALTLPALIVIGVLFLFPGIYNVVLAFQKLTPYDLPSDAKWVGFHNFVKLFQDPETGSATFNTVVWLTVVTVVARLAIGLGLALLLQSPVLERWRMRGLSRTLVLVPWMVPPVVAVACWKWIFDADTGVLNQFLVALHILPHGEAFLAQTSTAWWAVATIIIWRELPFVIVVLMAGLQSIPKERYEAAALDSAGRFQSFRYITLPGLRPVMVIVVLMTVIQTFNNFVYVWLSTAGGPGTYTQVLATRLYSAAFVSNHLGEGAAIGIVMTLVMALFAMVYLRMTGEREGRSA, from the coding sequence ATGGCTTCCCGTAAGACCGACGCTCCCCGTTCGGCCAACCGCCTCCCCTACGCGCTGACGCTCCCGGCGCTCATTGTCATCGGCGTCCTCTTCCTCTTCCCCGGCATCTACAACGTGGTGCTGGCCTTCCAGAAACTGACCCCCTACGACCTGCCGAGCGATGCCAAGTGGGTGGGCTTCCACAACTTCGTGAAGCTCTTCCAGGATCCGGAGACCGGTTCCGCCACGTTCAACACGGTCGTCTGGTTGACCGTCGTCACCGTGGTGGCCCGGCTCGCGATCGGCCTGGGACTCGCCCTGCTGTTGCAGAGCCCGGTCCTGGAGCGCTGGCGAATGCGGGGCCTGAGCCGCACCCTCGTCCTGGTCCCCTGGATGGTGCCGCCCGTGGTGGCGGTGGCCTGCTGGAAGTGGATCTTCGACGCGGACACCGGGGTCCTCAACCAGTTCCTGGTCGCCCTGCACATCCTGCCGCACGGCGAGGCGTTCCTCGCGCAGACGAGCACGGCGTGGTGGGCCGTGGCCACCATCATCATCTGGCGCGAACTGCCCTTTGTCATCGTCGTGTTGATGGCGGGCCTGCAGTCCATACCCAAAGAGCGGTACGAGGCCGCCGCCCTCGACTCGGCGGGCCGCTTCCAGTCCTTCCGGTACATCACCCTGCCCGGCCTGCGCCCCGTCATGGTGATCGTCGTCCTGATGACCGTGATCCAGACGTTCAACAACTTCGTCTACGTGTGGCTCTCCACCGCCGGAGGCCCCGGTACGTACACCCAGGTCCTCGCCACCCGCCTGTATTCGGCGGCGTTCGTCTCCAATCATCTCGGGGAGGGTGCCGCGATCGGCATCGTCATGACCTTGGTGATGGCTCTGTTCGCGATGGTGTACCTGCGGATGACCGGAGAACGAGAGGGGCGGTCCGCATGA
- a CDS encoding YVTN family beta-propeller repeat protein — protein MPSQKNPGRRRGGALRDSPSRLDEVRTSARDDYPDRGKGTNFPGIMEAVSSQSHLDAAADTTTPAVYVASLGGGLAILDRSSGTLIAAVKGFTNPYGITAAAGKVYVANSGTNTVAVVDRSTNKITKKITVGVYPHGLAASPDGTRVYVADTGPDTGSGGSRDISVIDVATDTVTATYQAGEAPYTVAVSPDGSRLYVPCSNGLYVLDAADGHRLTVLRELSRARGATLSPDGRFCYVTLPMDNRVAVVDTATGRVTKRITTGLAPWNVAFTGDGSHAYVTNANDDTLSIIDTSRPTVTGTLTVGHIPTGIIGDGTDIWVANNTSSTIIRVDTTTNTVSATTPLGLSNEPTSLVIA, from the coding sequence ATGCCGTCCCAGAAGAACCCGGGCAGGCGCCGGGGCGGCGCCCTGCGCGACTCGCCCAGCCGCCTGGACGAGGTGCGCACCAGCGCCCGCGACGACTATCCCGACCGCGGCAAGGGCACCAACTTCCCCGGCATCATGGAGGCGGTGTCCAGCCAAAGCCACCTGGACGCCGCGGCGGACACGACCACGCCCGCCGTGTATGTCGCGTCGCTCGGCGGCGGACTCGCGATCCTCGACCGGTCGTCCGGCACCCTGATCGCCGCGGTCAAGGGGTTCACCAACCCGTACGGCATCACGGCCGCCGCGGGCAAGGTGTACGTGGCGAACTCCGGCACGAACACGGTCGCGGTGGTCGACCGGTCCACGAACAAGATCACGAAGAAGATCACCGTGGGTGTGTACCCGCACGGTCTCGCCGCCTCGCCGGACGGCACCCGCGTATACGTGGCCGACACCGGCCCGGACACCGGCTCCGGCGGCTCGCGGGACATCTCGGTGATCGACGTCGCGACCGACACGGTGACCGCCACGTACCAGGCCGGTGAGGCCCCGTACACGGTCGCGGTGTCACCCGACGGCTCCCGTCTGTACGTTCCCTGCAGCAACGGCCTGTACGTGCTGGACGCGGCGGACGGCCATCGGCTGACCGTCCTGCGCGAGCTGTCCCGCGCCCGCGGCGCCACGCTGAGCCCCGACGGCAGGTTCTGCTACGTCACCCTGCCGATGGACAACCGGGTAGCCGTGGTGGACACCGCCACCGGCAGGGTCACCAAACGCATCACCACCGGCCTCGCCCCGTGGAACGTGGCCTTCACCGGCGACGGCTCGCACGCGTACGTCACCAACGCCAACGACGACACCCTGTCGATCATCGACACGTCCCGCCCGACCGTGACCGGCACCCTCACGGTCGGCCACATACCCACCGGCATCATCGGCGACGGCACCGACATATGGGTCGCCAACAACACGTCCAGCACGATCATCCGCGTGGACACGACGACCAACACGGTCTCGGCAACCACACCCCTGGGCTTGAGCAACGAGCCCACTTCCCTGGTGATCGCCTAG
- a CDS encoding carbohydrate ABC transporter permease, producing MTTDVTTRPTTTAGASGRAAVRPRASGRRARDLLVVVPTLAILLVIVFPVLWMVFTSLRPSTALAAKVPIGEYLHGLGFGAYQRLFADSDFGRYLANSLLVSVASTACTVVLACLAAYGLSRYRFRLRGSILMVVLATQLLPFVVLITPMYIALGELGLLDSYVGLTLVYVAMTLPLAIYLTLSYFNTIPLALDEAARIDGCSTVGVIFRVIVPVALPGISTVVITTFIATWEEYFFSSVLMTSNDHKTVQVGLSSFFGEYASDWGMIMAAATVATVPTIVLFSFAQKRLVAGMAAGSVKE from the coding sequence ATGACCACCGACGTCACGACACGGCCGACCACGACGGCCGGCGCCTCCGGCCGAGCGGCCGTCCGCCCCCGCGCCTCGGGCCGCCGGGCCCGCGACCTGCTGGTGGTCGTTCCGACCCTCGCGATCCTGCTGGTGATCGTCTTTCCGGTGCTGTGGATGGTGTTCACCTCCCTGCGGCCCTCGACGGCGCTCGCCGCGAAGGTGCCGATCGGCGAGTACCTGCACGGCCTGGGCTTCGGCGCCTACCAGCGGTTGTTCGCCGACTCCGACTTCGGCCGCTACCTCGCGAACAGCCTCCTGGTCTCCGTCGCGAGCACCGCCTGCACCGTGGTGCTCGCCTGCCTCGCCGCGTACGGGCTGTCCCGCTACCGCTTCCGGCTGCGCGGCTCGATCCTGATGGTGGTCCTCGCGACGCAGCTCCTGCCCTTCGTCGTGCTGATCACGCCGATGTACATCGCGCTCGGCGAGCTCGGCCTACTGGACTCGTACGTGGGTCTGACCCTCGTCTACGTCGCGATGACACTGCCGCTCGCGATCTATCTGACGCTGAGCTACTTCAACACCATCCCGCTCGCCCTGGACGAGGCGGCACGCATCGACGGCTGCTCGACAGTCGGCGTCATCTTCCGGGTCATCGTGCCGGTCGCGCTGCCCGGCATTTCCACCGTGGTCATCACCACGTTCATCGCGACATGGGAGGAGTACTTCTTCTCCAGCGTGCTGATGACAAGCAACGACCACAAGACCGTCCAGGTCGGGCTCTCCTCGTTCTTCGGGGAGTACGCCAGCGACTGGGGAATGATCATGGCTGCCGCCACAGTGGCCACGGTCCCGACCATCGTGCTCTTTTCCTTCGCACAGAAACGACTCGTCGCCGGAATGGCTGCTGGGAGCGTCAAGGAATGA